The bacterium DNA window CAGGGCCAGGGACGGCTCGTTCACCTGCTTGATGTGGGCGTGGGGGAGCCAGCCGCCCTCGAGGACGGCCCGGATCATCCCGAAGGCGATTTCCTGGGCCAGGCCCCGGCGGCGGTAGGCCCGGCGGGTGTAGATGTGGCCCATGGAGCCCGAGCCGTGGGTGATGCACCAGGCCCCCGGCTCGCCCCGCTCGTCGTAGAAGGCCAGGGTGGGGCCGGACTCGATCCGCCAGCGGATGTAGCCGACGGAACCCTCGTCGTGCTCGCCGAACTCCCAGTGGGCCTCGACGACGTGGGCGTGCTCCGGCGAGAGAGGACGGAGCGGCACCGCGGGTTCCCGGGGCGGCGGGAAATCCCAGTAATGGACCCAGCACCGCGTCTGATGAACCAGCTCACCCTCCCGCAAAAGCCTCTCGCTGTAACACTGCTGGAGACCGGCGAAGCGGTAGGCCTCGAGGAAATCCGCGACGGTCTTCGGGTCGTCGCGGAAGGCTCCCTCGACCAGCTCCCGGTAGGCGGCGGAGTCGAAGTACTCCAGCGCCAGGTCGAACGTGTCCGGATCCTTCGCGAAGAAGAGGTTGCTCCAGCCAACCACGAGGACGCAGGCCGGGTTCTCCGGGTCGTCCACCAGGCAGAGCCGGAAGGGCTCGCCGGGTTCCGGCGTCTGGTGGAAGAGGGTGTAATCAATCATGGCGGCGGCCGGGGGGTTCTCCGCCAAGAGGCCGCGCAGCTTTTCGTAATCCTTGAGTTCCTTGAGCATCCGCGCCCCCGTTTTACGGCACGTTCCCGGGAATATTATACGTCATCCGGCGCCGGGGTTAAAGATACGGGGGCGGGATGAACCGCCCCCGGGAGCGATGGTGGATTCAGGTTGCGGGGCGTTCCGGTGTCGCCTTGCCCTTTAGCTTCTTCAAGCGCCCGACAGACTCCGGGAGGTAGTATAGCGGAGTAATCCGATAATTTCAGGCGGAAATAGGTTAATTATCTCGACGCGGCCTCCAGGCTCTCCGCGGGCGACCGTGGAGGACTCGTCCTACCGGTCGTCCCTACGGGGTGTTGAGCGGTTCGTAATGTAGGGCGGGGACTTTAGTCCCCGCCGTATTTATTTTCTAAGGCAGCCCTCACCCCGGACCGTAGGCGCGCCTCTCCCACAGGGAGAGGGAGACGCTTTCTATACCATCCAACCTTATCAGCTACGACCCTCACCCTAGCCCGTAGGCGAGCCTCTCCCTAAAAGGGAGAGGGGGTAGGAGGAAGCCTTCACCCTCAATCCCGTCGACGCGCCGCGAGGTTGCGATTGTGTAGGGCGGCCCCTCCGCGGGCCGCCGCGGCGGGGATAGGTATCTGCGACCGAATGTAATCCCCGCCCTACATTTGGGCGTGCGGCGGTTAATCGTCCATCACCCTCGTAGGGGCCGACCTTCAGGTCGGCCCGGTGATGTCTCCCCTCTCCCCGTGGGAGGAGCNNNNNNNNNNNNNNNNNNNCCCCCCCCCCCCCCCCCCCCCCCCCCAACGCGGCGGGGATAGGAATCCCCGCCCTACGTCTCCTTCTCCCCATAGAGGAGAGGGGGTATAAAAAAAGAGAGCCTTACGGCTCCCTTTAAGATGGCCCCTTGGCAGTGACCGTGCATGAATGCACTCTCCCACCGGGTCGCCCCGGCAGTACCACCGGCGCGGGAGGGTTTCCCGTGTTCGGGCCTACTCAGCGGTTGTTTTCACGGGAGATGAAAAAAGAGGGCCGGCAGCCTGTGAACTTGCTCAATCTACGTTCCCGACCTCACCCCTCTCCCCAACCCTCCCCCCAGAGGGGGGAGGGGGTATGAAAAAGGGAGCCTTGCGGCTCCCTTCAATATGGCCCCTTGGCAGTGACCGTGCATGAATGCACTCTCCTACCGGGTCGCCCCGGCAGTACCATCGGCGCGGAAGGGTTTCCCGTGTTCGGGCCTACTCAGCAGTTGTTTTCACCCAAAATGAAAAGAGGGCCAGCAATTAAGCCGAGCCCTCTGTACTATGGCCCCTTGGCAGTGACCTACTCTCCCACCGGGTCGCCCCGGCAGTACCATCGGCGCGGGAGGGCTTTACTTCCGTGTTCGGGATGGGAACGGGTGTTTCCCCTCCGCCATTGCCACCAAAGGACCAA harbors:
- a CDS encoding GNAT family N-acetyltransferase; protein product: MLKELKDYEKLRGLLAENPPAAAMIDYTLFHQTPEPGEPFRLCLVDDPENPACVLVVGWSNLFFAKDPDTFDLALEYFDSAAYRELVEGAFRDDPKTVADFLEAYRFAGLQQCYSERLLREGELVHQTRCWVHYWDFPPPREPAVPLRPLSPEHAHVVEAHWEFGEHDEGSVGYIRWRIESGPTLAFYDERGEPGAWCITHGSGSMGHIYTRRAYRRRGLAQEIAFGMIRAVLEGGWLPHAHIKQVNEPSLAL